TGCGCACGAGGAGCCGTTCAACATCCGGCAGATACGGGCCAGCGCCCAGCAAATCGACCAGGGGCACCCGCTGCCGCCGCACCGCCACGACTTCTACGAAATCTGCCTGTTCGGCAAAGCCCGCGGCGTACACCACATCGATTGGCAGCCCTACCCGATTCAGGATAGGGCGGTATTCGTGCTGTCGCCCGAGGCCGTGCACCTCGTTGACTTGCAGGGAGAAGTGGACGGCTACATTATCTGCCTGCACAAGGGTTTCGTCTTGGCCAGTCCCGATGCCAGCCTGCCCACCGCGCTGGCTTTCTTCGAGCAGTACAGCCCCTTTTTCACCGTAGCCGGCCCCGACTTTGCCGGCCTCCAGCTTACCGCCGAGCAGTTGCTGCGCGAGGCAGCCTCGCCGGCCATCGGCCACGAGGTCATGTTCAGAGCGTATGTGCAGGTGCTGCTTATTCAGCTGCTGCGATGCCGGAAGCTGGCCCAGGAAGAGGTAGCGCCGGCCGGCAAAAACCAGGTGCACGAAAAGATGGTCCTGTTCAAGGCCCTGCTCGAAGAGCATTACAAAGAGCACTACTCGGTGCAGCAATACGCCGCGCGCCTAGCCCTGTCGACCAAGCAGCTCAACCGGTTGTGCAAGCAAAGCAGCGGCAAAACGGCCAGCGCGCTTATTCAGGAGCGGCTGAATGCCGAGTCCAAGCGGCTGCTGTACAACACGCTGCTCAGCATCAAGGAAATTTCCTTTGCCTTAGGCTTCCGGGAGCCCTCCCACTTCAGCCACTTCTTCTACAAGCAAAACGGGCTGTTTCCGCACTTCTTCCGCGAGATGATGCTCAACGCGAAAGAATAAGCCCGATTTTGCATCGGAACGTCCCTTTTTTACATCGTCGCGCCCGCCGAAAGGCTCTAAGTTTACCACGTCGAATGTGTTGTGCTGTCTGGGCAACCGAAAAACCATAGTAGCTGTCGTTGCCGGTGAAGTGAGCGTAGAGATGTTGCTGTTGAGTTTATGAGTGGTTGCTTGTTAAGTTTTATTTAAAAGTATTGATTCCTATTTAACAGGATATAAGCAATAGTATGTACGTTGATTGTTAAATAATATTTAATTAATTTTATATTGATTATCAATTCAAATTATTTTACGGACAAATTAATTAATATGTCGATAAAATAATTATCATTTAGTTGTACTTGTAAAGCATGCCTGAGTAACAGACGCTCGTGTTGTTTTTATTTGCACAGTAACGGGCGGCTGAATTTGTGCTGAATTAATTTCTTACTTATCGAACCGCACAGCCAGCCTGTGGCCGTGCCGGCTACCTCATGCCCGTGCTACTGAAAACAAACCACCCAAAATAATCTGCTTCTCCGTGCCTGCCGCCTGGCAGCTAGTTCGCTCTGACCTTTTCCGCATGAAAACAAACGCCAACCACTACAACTGTGAAAACACCACAACTACTACTTGCCCGAATTGCCTTACTGCTGTTTCTGGTCTGCACAAACGCCGCCTGGGCGCAAAGCACGCAAGCTTTGTGGCGGGACCTGACTACCACCGCGGCCCAAAGAGCCGCGCAAGCGCCAGCCATTCAGCCCACCAAGTACCGGGCGCTGCAGCTCGATGAGACCGGGCTGCGAGCCGTACTGAGCCGCAGCGCCTCCCGCACCGCCGGCACGGAAGGTCCGAGCTTTGTGCTGGATCTGCCCTTGGCCGATGGCTCGTTTATGCAGTTTCGGGTGCAGGAAGTGGCCGTGATGGCGCCAGCATTGGCCGCCAAGTTTCCGAATATAAAAACGTACTCGGGCTACGCAGTTACTAACAATACTATTACTATCAAAGCTGATTTCACTGAAAAAGGATTTCACGCCATGATATTGAACCCGCAGGGGGACGATATTTTTATTGATCCTTTCGGCACGGGCTCTCCGGGGTATTACATGAGTTATTACAAAAAGGATTTTGTAAAACAGACGCCCGTTGCACCTTGCGCCACCGATGAAGTGCCCGCCAACATCGAAAAAAAAGCGGCCCGCAAAGCACCCGTAAGCGCCAATAGAACGCTGGATAGAAATCTAAGAACGTACCGGCTGGCAGTAGCCGCCACTTACGAGTACTCCCAGTTTCACGGCGGCACCAAGTCCGGGGCGTTGTCCGCTATTGTCACCTCTATAAACCGCGTAAACGGGGTATTTGAGAAGGAAGTGGCCGTGCGGATGGTGCTGGTCGGCGACAATGACAAAGTGGTGTACACGACCAGCAACGACCCGTATACCAACGACGACGGCGGGGCCATGCTCACGCAAAATATCAACACCCTCAACGCGGTGCTTGGCTCCGGCAGCTACGACATTGGGCACGTGTTCAGCACCGACGGCGGGGGCGTGGCCTACTTTGAAAGCGTGTGCGCCAGCTTCAAAGCCGGTGGGGTAACGGGCCAATCCAGGCCAGTAGGCGACCCGTTCGACATTGATTATGTGGCCCACGAAATCGGCCACCAGTTTGGGGCCAGCCACACCCAGAACAACGACTGCAACCGCGACGATACGGCGTCCTTTGAGCCGGGCTCGGGAACCACCATTATGTCGTACGCCGGCATTTGCGACCCGAACGTAGCCAACCAGGCTGACGCCATGTTCCATGCCTTCAGCATTCAGGAAATGACCACCTTCATCAGCACCAAGGGTGGCAACGGCTGCGCTGCTAAAACCCTGCTGGCCAACAACATTCCTACGGCCAACGCCGGCAACGACTACACGATTCCGCGCGGCACGCCCTTCACCCTGACCGGCTCGGCCACCGACGCCGACGGCACTGCGGGCCTCACCTACAGCTGGGAGCAGATGAACAACGAGGAAGCTCCCATGCCGCCTTCCCCCACTGCCACCGTCGGGCCGGCCTTCCGGGTGTTTCTGCCAACGGCTTCTCCGGCGCGCACTTTCCCTCGCCTGCAAGACATTCTCAGCAACACTACGCCCACCTGGGAGGTGCTTTCCACGGTCGGCAGATCGTACCGGTTCCGGCTGGTGGTGCGGGATAACAACCCGGGGGGCGGCTTCACAAACTATGATGAAACCCTCGTAACGGTGGCTGGCAGCGCCGGTCCGTTTCGGGTGACGGCGCCCAACACGGCCGTAAGCTGGGCGGCCAACTCAACCCAGACTGTAACCTGGGATGTGGCCGGCAGCAACGCCGCGCCCGTGAACTGCGCCACCGTGAACATTCTGCTGTCGACGAATGGTGGCACTACGTTCCCGATAACCCTGGCCGCCAATGTTCCCAATACCGGCTCGGCCACCGTTACTGTTCCCGGCAATGCCACCACCCAGGCCCGGATAAAAGTGGAAGCGGTGGGCAACATCTTCTTCGACGTCTCGAACGCCAATTTTACCATCACCACGGGCGGCACAACTGACAACGTAGCAACCGTGTACCGCGACTGTCCCTTCTCGGGGGCGTCGGTGTCCCTGCCCGTGGGCGACTACACCCTGACGCAGCTACGGGCCCTGGGCGTGCGCAACAACGACCTCTCTTCGGTGCGCGTGAACAGCGGGTTTGAAGTTGCCCTCTACGACAACGACAACTTCCAGGGCCAGTTCATTACCGTCGTCAGCAACACCGAGTGCCTGACGGCGCGCAGCTTCAACGACCGCACCACCTCCCTGCGCGTGCGCACCGCGGGCGTGGCCACCTTCTTCCAGGACTGCGGCTTCGGCGGCTACTCCAGGGCCTTGCCGGCCATCGGCAGCTACACCACCAACCAGCTGGCGGCGCGCGGCATCCTCAACAACGACCTTTCCTCGCTGCGCGTGAACAGTGGCTTTACCGTGGTGCTGTTTGACGGCGACAACTTAACCGGGGACTCGCTCACGGTGACGACCGAGAACAGCTGCCTGGTGGACGCGGGCTGGAACGACCGGGTGTCGTCGATTAAAGTGCGGACCACGAGCACCACCCAGGCGCTCAGCAGCGTGCAGGTCTACCCTAACCCGGTGGCCGACAAGCTCTACCTGACTTCGGCGAAGGTGCTGGCGGGCGGCCACTACCGCATTCTGAACGGCTGGGGCAAGCCCCTGGCCAGCGGCCCACTAGCCCAGGACGGGGTGAGCGTGGCGGCCCTGCCGGCAGGGATGTACACGCTGGTGGTGGTAGACAAAGACGGGCATACCATAGCGCGCCGCTTCGTGAAGTAGCCCCCAAGGCAGACGGGAGGCGGCCCTGTACTCCGGGGCCGCCTCCCGCAGCTGTGTCCTCGCCGTGGCGTGCGGATAAGAGAAACCGGCAAGCTGATTGGCAGCCCCGCCACCACCCGTCCCTCACCTCGCA
This region of Hymenobacter sp. YIM 151500-1 genomic DNA includes:
- a CDS encoding AraC family transcriptional regulator; protein product: MEQEVIQLHRFEDRFAHEEPFNIRQIRASAQQIDQGHPLPPHRHDFYEICLFGKARGVHHIDWQPYPIQDRAVFVLSPEAVHLVDLQGEVDGYIICLHKGFVLASPDASLPTALAFFEQYSPFFTVAGPDFAGLQLTAEQLLREAASPAIGHEVMFRAYVQVLLIQLLRCRKLAQEEVAPAGKNQVHEKMVLFKALLEEHYKEHYSVQQYAARLALSTKQLNRLCKQSSGKTASALIQERLNAESKRLLYNTLLSIKEISFALGFREPSHFSHFFYKQNGLFPHFFREMMLNAKE
- a CDS encoding reprolysin-like metallopeptidase, with the protein product MKTPQLLLARIALLLFLVCTNAAWAQSTQALWRDLTTTAAQRAAQAPAIQPTKYRALQLDETGLRAVLSRSASRTAGTEGPSFVLDLPLADGSFMQFRVQEVAVMAPALAAKFPNIKTYSGYAVTNNTITIKADFTEKGFHAMILNPQGDDIFIDPFGTGSPGYYMSYYKKDFVKQTPVAPCATDEVPANIEKKAARKAPVSANRTLDRNLRTYRLAVAATYEYSQFHGGTKSGALSAIVTSINRVNGVFEKEVAVRMVLVGDNDKVVYTTSNDPYTNDDGGAMLTQNINTLNAVLGSGSYDIGHVFSTDGGGVAYFESVCASFKAGGVTGQSRPVGDPFDIDYVAHEIGHQFGASHTQNNDCNRDDTASFEPGSGTTIMSYAGICDPNVANQADAMFHAFSIQEMTTFISTKGGNGCAAKTLLANNIPTANAGNDYTIPRGTPFTLTGSATDADGTAGLTYSWEQMNNEEAPMPPSPTATVGPAFRVFLPTASPARTFPRLQDILSNTTPTWEVLSTVGRSYRFRLVVRDNNPGGGFTNYDETLVTVAGSAGPFRVTAPNTAVSWAANSTQTVTWDVAGSNAAPVNCATVNILLSTNGGTTFPITLAANVPNTGSATVTVPGNATTQARIKVEAVGNIFFDVSNANFTITTGGTTDNVATVYRDCPFSGASVSLPVGDYTLTQLRALGVRNNDLSSVRVNSGFEVALYDNDNFQGQFITVVSNTECLTARSFNDRTTSLRVRTAGVATFFQDCGFGGYSRALPAIGSYTTNQLAARGILNNDLSSLRVNSGFTVVLFDGDNLTGDSLTVTTENSCLVDAGWNDRVSSIKVRTTSTTQALSSVQVYPNPVADKLYLTSAKVLAGGHYRILNGWGKPLASGPLAQDGVSVAALPAGMYTLVVVDKDGHTIARRFVK